The following nucleotide sequence is from Pseudonocardia sp. C8.
CGGCCGCGGCGTGGTGGTGGGGCCTGCTCGACACGGCGCCGGAGGTGGTCACGGTGACCGTGCCGCGGCGCCGGGCGCCGCGGCCCCGGGCGGGTGTCCAGGTGCGCCGCCGGGGGCTCGACCCGGCCGACGTCGCCGAGCACGCCGGCCTGGCCGTCGCCGCGCCGGCACTCGCGGTCCTGGAGTCCGCGCTGGACCCGGACGTGGCGGGGGAGGCGTACCTCGCCCGGATCCTGGTCGGAGCTGCCGGAACAGCCGGGGCCGGGCGGGCGGGGCGCATCGCCGCGCCACCGCCGGACCTGGCCGCGCTCGCCGCCGCCCGGGCCCGCAACGCCGGAGCGCACGGCTCGGCGACGACCGCCCGGATGCTCACGTCCGCGGCCCGGCAGGCGTCCACGAGCGCCGTGCACCGCCTGCGCGCGCTGCTCGTGCAGGAACGGCTGCCGGGCTGGTGCAGCGACCACGAGGTCGCCGGCGTCGTGCTGCGGCTGGCGTTCCCGGCCTCCCGGGTCGCCGTCGAGGTCCGCGGCGACGGCCCGGACCCCCTTGCACGGCCCGGCGGACCCGCCTGGCGGCATGCGGTGCTGCGCCGGCAGGGATGGCAGGTCCACACCCTGGAGCCCGCCGACCCGTGGCAGCGGCCCGAGGCCACGCTCGCCGGGCTGCGGGGTGCCCTCGCCGGGACCGGCCCGGCCGGCCGCGCCGCCGGGTGAGCGTCTGATGACCGAACTCCTCGCACCCACGGTGGCCGACCCGACGGTGTGATTCCGCCCATGCGCCCGAGGGCCGTCACCGGGCGCGTCCGGACCGCGCCGGCCGGTCCCGGGCACCGGCGATGCCGCCTCCCGGGGCGCTCCCTCGTGGACGGCGCGACGGCAGCACGGCGCCGTCGGGTGGATCTTCCGGCCGGTCGCCGGCCACGGTGTCCCCGCTGCTCACCCGCCCCGGAACGCGATCAGTAGATGCGCGCGACCTTCAGGGCCCGCTCGTAGGCCTTGCCACTCAGCTCGTCGGCGCCGGCCTTGCGCAGGCGCATCGCGACGACCGGGCAACGCGCGCAGCGTTTCGGTTTCGAACGGCAGCATTTCTTCTTGACCTTGCCCATTGTCAGGTCAGGCTAACCTGCACCGCACGCCGGGGACAGGCCTTGCAGCCGATACCGTGGTGGTGTGACCATCCCACGTTCCGCCTCGGCTCTCGACGCTGCCTCCGCCATCGGAAGCGACGCCGTGCCCGATTCCGCGGGCCGCCCCGAGCTGCGCAACGTCGCGATCGTCGCGCACGTCGACCACGGCAAGACCACCCTCGTCGATGCCATGCTGCGCCAGTCCGGCGCCTTCGGCGAGCGCACCGAACCCGTCGACCGGATCATGGACTCCGGCGACCTGGAGCGCGAGAAGGGCATCACGATCCTCGCCAAGCACACCGCGGTGCGCTGGCACGGATACACGATCAACGTCGTAGACACCCCCGGGCACGCCGACTTCGGCGGCGAGGTCGAGCGCGGCCTGTCCATGGTGGACGGCGTCGTGCTGCTGGTCGACGCCTCCGAGGGCCCGCTGCCGCAAACCCGGTTCGTGCTGCGCAAGACCCTCGCCGCCCACCTCCCGGTGATGCTCGTGGTCAACAAGACCGACCGCGGCGACGCCCGGATCGCCGAGGTCGTCGACGAGTCCCTGGAGCTGCTCCTCGAACTGGCCGACGAGCTCGAGCTCGACGAGTCGGTCACCGCGCACCTGCTCGACCTGCCGGTCGTCTACGCCTCCGGCCGCGCGGGCAAGGCGTCCCGGCTGCGCCCCGCCGACGGCGAGCTGCCCGACTCCGACGACCTGACCCCGCTGTTCGAGACGCTGCTCGACGTCGTCCCGGCGCCGGCCGACGACCCGGACGCGCCGCTGCAGGCGCACGTCACCAACCTCGACGCGTCGAGCTTCCTCGGCCGGATCGCGCTGTGCCGGGTCCGGGCCGGCGTGCTGCGCCGCGGCCAGCAGGTCGCCTGGTGCCGCGAGGACGGCACCACCCCGCGCGTCAAGATCACCGAGCTGCTGCGGACCGAGGCGCTGGACCGGGTCCCCGCCGACGAGGCCCGAGCCGGTGACCTCGTCGCCGTCGCCGGGATCGCCGACGTCACCATCGGCGACACGCTCGCCGACCCGGAGCGCCCCGCCGCGCTCCCGCGGATCGCCGTCGACGAGCCCGCCATCTCGATGACGATCGGCACCAACACCTCGCCGCTCGCCGGCCGCGACCCGGTCCCGGGCAAGAAGCTGACCGCGCGCCTGGTGAAGAACCGGCTCGACGCCGAGCTGGTCGGCAACGTCTCGGTCCGGGTGCTGCCGACCGAGCGCCCGGACACCTGGGAGGTCCAGGGCCGCGGCGAGCTCGCGCTGGCCGTGCTGGTCGAGACCATGCGCCGGGAGGGCTTCGAGCTCACCGTCGGCAAGCCGCAGGTCGTCACGAAGACGATCGACGGGAAACTGCACGAGCCGTTCGAGCAGCTCTCGGTGGACGTCCCCGACGACAGCCTCGGCGCCGTCACCCAGCTGCTCGCCGCCCGCAAGGGCGAGATGGGCGACATGGTGCACGGCGAGGGCCGGGTCCGGATGGAGTTCCGGGTCCCGTCCCGCGGTCTCATCGGGTTCCGCACCGAGTTCCTGACGATCACCCGCGGCGCCGGCATCGCCAGCCACGTCTTCGACGGCTACGGCCCCTGGGTCGGCGAGATCCGCACCCGCAGCAAGGGCTCGCTGATCGCCGACCGCTCCGGCCCGGTGACCGCCTACGCGGTCGACCAGCTCGCCGACCGCGGCACCCTGTTCGTCGGCCCGACCACGATCGTCTACGGCGGCATGGTCGTCGGCGAGTACACCCGCGCCGAGGACCTCGAGGTCAACATCTGCCGGGAGAAGAAGCTGACCAACATCCGCTCCTCCACCGCGGACGAGCTGGTCAAGCTGACCCCGCCGACGATCCTGTCGCTGGAGCAGTCGCTGGAGTTCTGCGCGGCCGACGAGTGCGTCGAGATCACCCCGCAGAACGTGCGGATCCGCAAGATCGAGCTGGACCCGAACCTGCGGGCCCGGGCCCGTTCGCGGGCCAAGGCGGCGGCGAACGCGGCGAAGTGAGACCGGGGGCGGGCCGGCTCGGGGGCGGCGGCGATACTGCCGGAGTGACCGCACGTCGACCGTTCCGAGCGCTCCCCGCGCTGCTGCTGGCCGGCCTGCTGGCGCTGACCGCGTGCTCCGCGGACCCGCAGCCGGCGCCCCCGCCGGAGCCGGCACCGCCGACCGAGCCGGTCACCAGCCCGACCCGGGTGGTGGCCGGGATCGACGAGCTGGGGCCGGGGTTCAACCCGCACCTGCGCTCGGACCAGTCGCCGGTCACGACCGCGATCGCGGCGATGGCGCTGCCCTCGGTGTTCCGGCCCGACGCCCAGGGCGTGCCCCGGCTCGACCGCACCGTCGCCACCGACGCGAAGGTCACCTCGCAGAGCCCGTTCACGGTCAGCTACGAGCTCAACGTCGAGGCCGGCTGGTCGACCGGGGCCCCGATCGCCGCCGAGGACTTCGTCTACCTGTGGCAGCAGATGCGCAGCCGGCCCAACACGATCAACGCGGCCGGCTACCGGGAGATCATCGACGTGCGCTCGCGGGCCGCGGGCAAGGCCGTCGACGTCGTCTTCGCCGAGCCGTACCCGCACTGGCAGGAGCTGTTCGACAACCTGCTGCCGGCGCACCTGCTCAAGGATGCGCCCGGTGGCTGGACCGCGCCGTTCCGCAACGGCGTCCCCGCATCGGGCGGCCCGTTCCGGCTCATGCAGGTGGACCGGCTGCGGGGCGAGGTCCTGCTGGCCCGCAACGATCCGTACTGGGACACCCCGT
It contains:
- a CDS encoding type IV toxin-antitoxin system AbiEi family antitoxin domain-containing protein gives rise to the protein MTRTATPPAPTALDALIAAQGGLVTRSQATRLGLSPDAIDRLLAARRWVPAHPRVHRDVRYPATEETRVRAAVLWAGAGAVLTGAAAAWWWGLLDTAPEVVTVTVPRRRAPRPRAGVQVRRRGLDPADVAEHAGLAVAAPALAVLESALDPDVAGEAYLARILVGAAGTAGAGRAGRIAAPPPDLAALAAARARNAGAHGSATTARMLTSAARQASTSAVHRLRALLVQERLPGWCSDHEVAGVVLRLAFPASRVAVEVRGDGPDPLARPGGPAWRHAVLRRQGWQVHTLEPADPWQRPEATLAGLRGALAGTGPAGRAAG
- the typA gene encoding translational GTPase TypA; amino-acid sequence: MTIPRSASALDAASAIGSDAVPDSAGRPELRNVAIVAHVDHGKTTLVDAMLRQSGAFGERTEPVDRIMDSGDLEREKGITILAKHTAVRWHGYTINVVDTPGHADFGGEVERGLSMVDGVVLLVDASEGPLPQTRFVLRKTLAAHLPVMLVVNKTDRGDARIAEVVDESLELLLELADELELDESVTAHLLDLPVVYASGRAGKASRLRPADGELPDSDDLTPLFETLLDVVPAPADDPDAPLQAHVTNLDASSFLGRIALCRVRAGVLRRGQQVAWCREDGTTPRVKITELLRTEALDRVPADEARAGDLVAVAGIADVTIGDTLADPERPAALPRIAVDEPAISMTIGTNTSPLAGRDPVPGKKLTARLVKNRLDAELVGNVSVRVLPTERPDTWEVQGRGELALAVLVETMRREGFELTVGKPQVVTKTIDGKLHEPFEQLSVDVPDDSLGAVTQLLAARKGEMGDMVHGEGRVRMEFRVPSRGLIGFRTEFLTITRGAGIASHVFDGYGPWVGEIRTRSKGSLIADRSGPVTAYAVDQLADRGTLFVGPTTIVYGGMVVGEYTRAEDLEVNICREKKLTNIRSSTADELVKLTPPTILSLEQSLEFCAADECVEITPQNVRIRKIELDPNLRARARSRAKAAANAAK